In one window of Pseudomonadota bacterium DNA:
- a CDS encoding patatin-like phospholipase family protein, translating to MTARVDSLRGARVGVALCSGFFGFFHHAGVLEALAARGIRPARIAGNSAGAIVGAMYAAGLEPAEISRELLSVRRADFWDPGWPFTRSGLGFLAGERFAARLARALPVHGFAECRTPLAVGAYGIDDGRTRHLGEGPLVPAVHASCAVPYMFQPVEIGGRRYWDGGFGEKTPLAPFIKARDVDAVVVSYLPPRDAAAKKRRGALALLPRLSSLFAAVPADERLERDRAAVAILRESGVRVLVLGPPPVRLGPFSLERGAEAVRAGREGASSILDSKGDAPIGTEWLA from the coding sequence ATGACCGCGCGCGTCGACAGCCTTCGCGGCGCGCGCGTCGGCGTCGCCCTCTGCTCCGGCTTCTTCGGGTTCTTCCACCACGCCGGCGTTCTCGAGGCGCTCGCCGCCCGCGGGATCCGGCCCGCGCGGATCGCCGGCAACAGCGCGGGCGCGATCGTCGGCGCCATGTACGCCGCCGGGCTCGAGCCCGCCGAGATCTCGCGGGAGCTCCTCTCGGTGCGCCGCGCCGACTTCTGGGATCCGGGCTGGCCGTTCACCCGGAGCGGCTTGGGCTTCCTCGCCGGGGAGCGGTTCGCGGCGCGGCTCGCCCGCGCCCTGCCCGTCCACGGGTTCGCCGAGTGCCGCACGCCCTTGGCGGTCGGCGCCTACGGGATCGACGACGGCCGGACGCGCCACTTGGGCGAAGGCCCCCTGGTCCCGGCGGTGCACGCGTCGTGCGCGGTGCCGTACATGTTCCAGCCGGTCGAGATCGGCGGGCGCCGCTACTGGGACGGCGGGTTCGGCGAGAAGACGCCGCTCGCGCCGTTCATCAAGGCCCGCGACGTCGATGCCGTCGTCGTCTCCTACCTGCCGCCGCGCGACGCCGCCGCGAAGAAGCGCCGCGGGGCGCTCGCCCTCCTGCCGAGGCTGTCGTCGCTCTTCGCCGCCGTCCCGGCGGACGAGCGGCTCGAGCGCGATCGCGCGGCCGTCGCGATCCTCAGGGAGTCCGGCGTGCGCGTGCTCGTGCTCGGCCCGCCGCCCGTGAGGCTCGGCCCGTTCTCCCTCGAGCGCGGCGCGGAGGCTGTGCGCGCGGGCCGCGAGGGCGCCTCGAGCATCCTCGACTCCAAGGGCGACGCGCCCATCGGCACCGAGTGGCTGGCGTAA